A stretch of Melospiza melodia melodia isolate bMelMel2 chromosome 24, bMelMel2.pri, whole genome shotgun sequence DNA encodes these proteins:
- the LOC134428666 gene encoding urotensin-2 receptor-like → MEPNGTAAAGDNGTAAAAGGGGAPGSGPLLIPSAFGTVLSVMYVAGVAGNVYTLVVMCHSARCAAPMYSSIVSLALADLLYLSTIPFIVCTYLAQDWYFGDLGCRILLSLDLLTMHASIFTLTLMCTERYLAVTRPLDTLKRSRGYRKVTAGAVWSVSLLLTLPMMLMVTLTEGGKAEGKVKRMCAPTWSVDAYRTYLTVLFSTSIMAPGIIIGFLYTRLARTYLESQRNPPHKEKSKRSPRQKVLIMIFSIVLVFWACFLPFWIWQLVRLYSSSLHLTTQTQKCINYLVTCLTYSNSCINPFLYTLLTKNYREYLRNRHRNFYRFTSSFRKRGSNLQCSWGRSMSSSNQYDYSSEALGMATLKDK, encoded by the coding sequence atgGAGCCCAACGGGACGGCGGCGGCGGGGGACAAcgggacggcggcggcggcgggcggcgggggaGCCCCCGGGAGCGGCCCCCTGCTCATCCCCTCGGCCTTCGGGACGGTGCTGTCGGTGATGTACGTGGCCGGGGTGGCCGGCAATGTCTACACGCTGGTGGTGATGTGCCACTCGGCGCGCTGCGCCGCCCCCATGTACAGCTCCATCGTCAGCCTGGCCCTGGCCGACCTGCTCTACCTCTCCACCATCCCCTTCATCGTCTGCACCTACCTGGCCCAGGACTGGTACTTCGGGGACCTGGGCTGCCGCATCCTGCTCAGCCTGGACCTGCTCACCATGCACGCCAGCATCTTCACCCTGACCCTCATGTGCACCGAGCGCTACCTGGCCGTCACCCGGCCCCTGGACACCCTGAAGCGGTCGCGGGGCTACCGGAAGGTCACGGCAGGGGCCGTGTGGTCGGTGTCGCTGCTGCTCACGCTGCCCATGATGCTGATGGTCACGCTGACCGAGGGGGGCAAGGCGGAGGGCAAGGTGAAGAGGATGTGTGCGCCCACCTGGAGCGTGGACGCCTACAGGACCTACCTGACCGTGCTCTTCAGCACCAGCATCATGGCCCCGGGCATCATCATCGGCTTCCTCTACACGCGCCTGGCCAGGACCTACCTGGAGTCCCAGAGGAACCCCCCCCACAAGGAGAAGAGCAAGAGGTCCCCCCGGCAGAAGGTCCTCATCATGATTTTCAGCATCGTGCTGGTCTTCTGGGCCTGCTTCCTGCCCTTTTGGATCTGGCAGCTGGTGCGCCTCTACAGCAGCTCCCTGCATCTCACCACCCAAACCCAGAAGTGCATTAACTACCTGGTGACCTGCCTGACCTACAGCAACAGCTGCATCAACCCTTTCCTCTACACCCTGCTCACCAAAAACTACCGGGAGTACCTGCGCAACCGGCACCGCAACTTCTACAGGTTCACGTCGTCCTTCCGCAAGAGGGGCTCCAACCTGCAGTGCTCCTGGGGCCGCTCCATGTCCTCCAGCAACCAGTACGACTACAGCTCCGAGGCGCTGGGCATGGCCACGCTCAAGGAcaagtga